A window of Ardenticatenales bacterium genomic DNA:
GTGTTCAGGAGAAGAGACGTTCGCCGGTTTCCTTTTGTCTGGGCTTTATGCTAAACTTTGGGTGACTACTAACGCTCTCTGGAGATTGAACCAATTTCATGCGTATCAATTATCTGGAACAATCAAGCTGACGATTGTGGTGACAACAGCGGAACCCATGCCGCTGCGCGAACTCGGCTATTTGAGCGCCATCGTACGGCGGGACATCGGTCTGCCAACCGCCGCGGACGCAACACGGCTGCACAGCGTCGTCATAGACGTGAGCAGCGGAGCGGGACGACAAGACAATGGCGCTTACGCCGTTCCCGGCATCCACGACCAGACAACGCTGCGCTGGCAATATCCAGGGATTCGCCTGTGGGAACTGGAAGCCCGGGATTCACTGGCGTAGCACAATCCCTTTTTGTCCGCGTTAGTTGGTCAGGTTCATTGGACGTTGCGCCACCAGCGCGATACGTAAGAAACGGATCTTCCACCCGATCCAACAACTGAAGAACACCTATGCAAACGATATTGAACAGTGACCAGGAAGAGTTATTGAAGCGCACGCGGGACACGTTAGGCCGGCTGCGGGATGTATTGGCGGACCTGAAAGCGCCTTTTGAAGACCGGGACGCGCTGGCGGAGTCGATCAGGCAGTTAGACGAGTTGTTTTTGTTAGTGGTGGCGGGGGAGTTTAATGCCGGCAAATCCTCCTTCATCAACGCACTCCTGGGCACGCCCCTCCTGGCCGAAGGCGTCACCCCCACCACCAGCCAGATTTACCTCCTCAAATTCGGGCCAGAAAGCAAGCAAAAGCCCATCGAAAAAGGCGTCTGGGAGCAAACCGCCCCTGTTGAACTGCTGCGCAGCATCAATATCGTGGACACCCCCGGCACAAACGCCATCCTGCGCGAACACGAAACCCTCACCACGGAGTTTATTCCCCGCAGCGACCTGGTCCTCTTCGTCTCTTCCGCCGACCGCCCCTTCACGGAAAGCGAACGCCAATTCCTGGACAAAATCCGGCAGTGGGGCAAGAAAATCGTCATCGTCATCAACAAAATCGACATCCTCACCGATGACGCCGAAGTGAACCAGATTCTGGATTTTGTACGGCAGGCGGCGCGGGATTTGTTGGGTAATGTGCCGGCAATTTTCGCCATCTCCTCCAAACGTGCCCAACGTGCCAAAGCCGGCGACCCGCGCCTCTGGAGCAGCAGCGGCCTCGAACCCCTGGAAACATTCATCCGTGACACCCTGGATGACAACGGACGCTTCCGCCTCAAACTGCTCAACCCCCTCGGCGTCGGGCACAAACTCGTCAAAAAACAGCTCGACCTCACCGACGACGACCTGGAAAGCCTGCGCCGCGATACCACCTTGCTAGAAGACGTGGACCGGCAAATGTCCCTGTACCACAACGACATGCAGCGCAATTTTGAGAGCCGCATCAGCGAGATCAACAACCTCCTTTTTGACATGGAAATGCGCGGGCGCAACTTCTTCGACGAATATATGCGCCTTTTCCGTATGCCCGACCTGATGCGCAAGGAACACATTCGCCAGCGGTTCGAGCAGGATGTGGTGGGGAACACGCCGCAACTCATCGAACGGCGCGTCGGCGAAATGGTCGATTGGCTGGTGGAGCAGGATTTGCGACAATGGACGGCGGTCGCCGAGCATCTGACGCGACGACGCCAGGAAAATGACGAGCGCATCATCGGGCAAGGCGGTCCCAAGGAAGGCACGCTCGCCTACGACCGGCAGCGACTGATCGACTCCATTGGCCGCGCCGCGCATGAGACAATTGCCAGTTACGACCAGCGGTTTGAGGCCAGCCAGTTGGCGGATGTGGCGCGAAAATCGGTCATAGAGACAGCCGGGCTGACGCTGGGCGGGGCCAGCCTGGGCGCGCTGATCGCCCTGGCAACGCATGTCGCCTTTCTTGATGCCACGGGTGTAATTGCCGGCATCACCGCCGTCACATTAGGCTTACTCGTCCTCCCCGCCCGCCGCCGCAAAGCCAACCAGGAACTCTCCACCAAACTAAACGACCTGCGCCAACGCCTCACCGAAACCCTCAACGAACAGTTCGACCGCGAAATGCGCCGCGGCCACCAACGCATCGAAGACGCCATCGCCCCCTTCAGCCGCTTCGTGCGCGCCGAAAACCAGAAACTGGTGGCCCAGCGCGATCACGTCGAAGAATTGGAAGCGCATATCGCCGGACTACGCGCCCAGTTAGGCGGGTAAAAGGCGGTTGGCGGCGTACTCATTCTCGACAGGTCGCATGATTGTCTACAAGTTGGACGAAACGGGACGCGAAGTGTGGCAGTATCCGGCCACGCTGCTAGAACGCCACCCCAATGCCGTGCGCCTGGAGGCATTCTTCAACCGCCCGGATATGGACCTGGGGTACACAACCTTCAACCGGCAGGACCGCTTCGTGGAGTATTTTTACAACGACCGCTGGTATAACGTCTTCGCCATCTATGATCGAGACGACCGGACGCATAAGGGCTGGTACTGCAACATCTGCCGCCCGGCGCACATTACCGCGGAGGCCGTGCGCTGCGCCGACCTGGCGCTGGACCTGTGGGTCGCCGCCAACGGCCAGACCCGCATCCTGGACGAAGACGAATTCGCCTCCCTGACCATCCCCCCTCACGACCGCGCCCACGGCTTGCAAGCCTTACGTCAACTCCTCACCCTCGCCCAAAACGGCCAACTCCCCACCTGAAACAACAACGCCCTCGCGCATGGCGAGGGCGTTCTTCATTGGCGTAAACGTGCCGGCATTGCCCGGTCTTGCCCGGGAGAGGACGACGCCTTATCCCCCCAGTGCGCCCGTCAGCGCGCCAATACCCAACACACCGACACCAAATATCAGGCCCAGAACAAAGGAAACGATCAAGACCAGGATAAAGCCAACCACGATCGTCAACAACGCCTTCACGTTGTCCAGATCAAGTCCCTGGCGCACGGCGATGAAGCCCGCGGCCAACGACCAGAGCAGCGCCAGAAAACCAACACAGGGAATAAAGCTGAGAATCTGCGGCGCGTAGGAGTAGCCAATAACGCGCATCATCTCGCCCATGTCCGCCTTGCCGCCAAACAGCGATGTGCCCACGAAGTAAGTGGTCGCCGACCAAACCAGCCAACCAATGACCGCGCTGATGGCCGAGCTAAGGAAGCCACCAATGAAGTTGTCGCTCAAAACGCCACTGCCAAGACCACTGACCAGGGCCACGACGATCACGATGATCAACGCTTCCATCGTTGCGCCCTGGTCGTGTTCGATCTCCTCAAACGTGTTGGCATCCAGTTTGAGCACACCCATAATACGGTTCAACATCTTTGCCTCCTGAGATAGATGACGTGTGCATGGTGGAACCAATCGTTCCACTATGTTAAACACCATCGTTTAATCGAAGTTCCTCATGAAAAGTAGATGGATGGGCGACAATTTGGGCCAGGGAAGCGCGCCGAAGGGCTGCCGGCAAAAACCCGGCAACACCGACTACCAAGTAACCGTCCGAAAACAACTTCACACTTTTTGCGGACGGTTACTGCCGCTATCCATGATAGCCGCTATTGTGGATAGCCGCTATCCATGATAGCCGTTATCCATGATAGCCGTTATCCGCACATTTCCACTAACTTCATTGTCGGCAGCCACTAACTGCCCGTGTAGATGGCGCGCAGGGCAACGCCAAAGAGAAACAAGGTCACGAGGGCGTAGACCCATTGGCCGCGATGGCTTTCGTCGCCGCGCAGGACGCCAAACATGAAGGGGAGAAAAAGCATGGAAAAGATGCCGTAGAGGAGGTGAATGCCGGCACGCCCCGGACGCCCCCCCTCCAGCCACAAGACAAATCCCAGAATGCCTTGCAGCACATACAACCCCTCCCCGATGACGAGTGCCCCCAGGTAATTGCCATCGACGCCCTGCCCGCGAATCGCCCGCACCAGGCCCCATAACCCAATTAGCAAGAAAAATAACCAGACCGTATTGGCCAGCGTTCCATGAATTTGAACCAGCATTGATGTTCCTCGTCGTGGATAGTTGGTGGTTAGGACTGGCGATAGAATAAGATGTGCATGGCATCGCCAGTTTGAAGGAGCGGTAAGGAAAGAACTTCGTTGGCTTATTTAATTTCCGTTCCTTAGCGGTTGGCGGTCGGTCATGGGTAGCTACCGCCAAGCCAATGAAGTATATCACTTTTTGCCCCTGAATTCGGGCATCAGCTACAATCACTCCCATGTTCTTACGTCCCGAACCGATCACGCCCGCTTTTGCAGCGGCTCAAGCCTATTTGCAACAGTTCATCGATTATGAAAAGAAAATGCCGGCACTCTACGGCCCCGACAAAATGGATCCCACCCGCCCCGGTCGCCTCCTCGCCGCCCTCGGCTCCCCACACGAACGCCTGAAAGCCATCCACATTGCCGGCACCAAAGGCAAAGGCTCCGTCGCCGCCTACTGCGCCGCCGCCCTGCGCGCCGCCGGCCTCAAAGTCGGCCTCTACACCTCACCCCACCTGATCGACTTCCGCGAACGCATCCGCATCCTCACCCCGGCGGACGAAGACGGGCGCATCAGCCAGGCCGCCTTTGTCGCCCTCGTGGACCAACTGCGCCCGGTCATCCCCACCATCCCCGGCCTCACCTGGTTTGAACTCGTCACCGCCCTGGCCTTCATGCACTTCGCCCAGGAGAAAGTAGACATCGCCGTGGTGGAAGTCGGCCTCGGCGGGCGGCTGGATGCCACCAACGCCCTCACTCCCCTCGTCGCCGTGATCACGTCCATCAGCTACGACCACACCGCCTTGCTCGGCGAAACGCTGGCGGCGATCGCCGGCGAAAAAGGGGGCATCATTAAGCCGGGCGTACCCGTAGTCATCGCGCCGCAGCCGCCAGAGGCGCTGCGCCGCCTGCGCGACATCGCCGCCAGCCGTGACGCGCCGACCACGCTCGTAGGGCAGGACGTGACCCTGGCCACGCGCGCCCTGGACCCCACGCTGTCGCAGGTGGCCGTCTATGATCAGCGCGCACCCAATCCCGCCGCCACGGAACGACTGTTGACGCTGTCGCTACCGGGCTATCACCAACAGGTCAACGCCGCCGTGGCCCTGGCGGCGCTGGACCAGGTACAACCCCATTTTCCCACCCTGACGACGGCGGCGGTGCAGGCAGGTTTTGCGCACACACAATGGCCGGGACGGCTGCAACGCCTGCCGGCATCGTCCGAAGAGGGGCCGGATATTCTACTTGACGGCGCGCACAACGGGGATTCCGCGGCCAAACTGGCGCAGGCGCTGCGCGATCTGTTTCCGGACCGCCGCTGCCGGTTTTTGTTGGGCGTGACGCGGGATAAGGATTTTGCCGGCATTCTCCGCGCACTCCTCCCTCTTTCCACCAACATCGTCGTCACCCGCTCCACCCACCCCCGCGCCGCCGATCCCACCCACCTGCAACAAGTCGCCGCCACTCTCGGCGGCAGCATCCAAATCAGTCCCAATCTGGTGCATGGCCTGCGCACCCTTTGGCAGCAAAGCAGCCCCGCCGACCTCATCTGCGTCACCGGCTCGCTCTACATCGTCGGCGATTTGCTAAATCAGTGGGAACGTCTACAATCAGACTTGAGCAGGCCAACGCATTAACGAAATCCCAGCCGCTGAAGGACCATCTAAACATGAGAGATGATTTTGAGTTGCCGCAGTTTCCCGACTTCCTCACGGAGTTTGACCTCAATAACGAACTGTTCCAGGTCAACGAGGTCGTCAGCCCGGATGGCACCATTAACTGCCCCTTCATCCCCCTACGCGACCTGATCCTGTATCCACAGATGGTCATGCCTCTATTCATAGATCGCCAGCGCTCCCTCAGCGCGATCCAGGCAGCCACCTCTCACAGCGAACCCATCATCGTCGCCGCGCAAATAGACGGCGAGGTTGAAGACCCCGACGTGGACGACATCTTCCTGTTTGGCACGGAAGCCAGCGTAGGGCGCACCATGCGCATGCCCGACAACTCCACCAGTGTACTGGCCCAGGGACGCAACCGCGTAGAAATCCTGGAGTTCACGCAGTGGGAACCATATATGCGCGTGCGGGCGCGCATCGTGCCGGAGCCGGTCGATTGGGAACCCGCGACGGAGGCCTCCATGCGCGCCGTCATGGCCCTGTTTGAAAAAGTCGTGGACCTCAATCGTAACCTGCCCGACGAGCTTTTCACCTTCGCCATGAACATCGACGAGCCGGGCTGGCTGGCCGACTTCGTGGCTTCCGCCCTCAGCCTATCTATCGACATGCGTCAGGACATCCTGGAAACCATCAACCCCACCGCACGGCTGCAAAAGGTGAGCATCCTCCTGGCGCAAGAGCTGGACGTATTGGAGCTTGAGGACGAAATTCACGCCAAAGTGCAGCAAGAAGTGGACCGATCGCAGCGAGAGCATTTTCTGCGCGAGCAAATGCGCGTCATCCAGGGCGAATTGGGGGAAATGGACGTCTTCACGCAAGAACTGGCGGAACTGCGGCAGGCCATTGATCAAAAGAAACTGCCGGAGGAAGTGCGGGCCAAAGTGGACAAAGAACTTTCCCGCCTGCAAGCCATGCCCCCTATGTCCCCGGAGGTCGGCGTCATCCGCACCTACCTGGACCTCATTCTCGATCTGCCCTGGTATGAACAGTCGGAGGACAACCTGGACGTGCGCCACGCAGGCGAGGTGTTGGACGCGGACCATTTTGGCCTGGAGCGCATCAAGGACC
This region includes:
- a CDS encoding dynamin family protein, giving the protein MQTILNSDQEELLKRTRDTLGRLRDVLADLKAPFEDRDALAESIRQLDELFLLVVAGEFNAGKSSFINALLGTPLLAEGVTPTTSQIYLLKFGPESKQKPIEKGVWEQTAPVELLRSINIVDTPGTNAILREHETLTTEFIPRSDLVLFVSSADRPFTESERQFLDKIRQWGKKIVIVINKIDILTDDAEVNQILDFVRQAARDLLGNVPAIFAISSKRAQRAKAGDPRLWSSSGLEPLETFIRDTLDDNGRFRLKLLNPLGVGHKLVKKQLDLTDDDLESLRRDTTLLEDVDRQMSLYHNDMQRNFESRISEINNLLFDMEMRGRNFFDEYMRLFRMPDLMRKEHIRQRFEQDVVGNTPQLIERRVGEMVDWLVEQDLRQWTAVAEHLTRRRQENDERIIGQGGPKEGTLAYDRQRLIDSIGRAAHETIASYDQRFEASQLADVARKSVIETAGLTLGGASLGALIALATHVAFLDATGVIAGITAVTLGLLVLPARRRKANQELSTKLNDLRQRLTETLNEQFDREMRRGHQRIEDAIAPFSRFVRAENQKLVAQRDHVEELEAHIAGLRAQLGG
- a CDS encoding DUF402 domain-containing protein — encoded protein: MIVYKLDETGREVWQYPATLLERHPNAVRLEAFFNRPDMDLGYTTFNRQDRFVEYFYNDRWYNVFAIYDRDDRTHKGWYCNICRPAHITAEAVRCADLALDLWVAANGQTRILDEDEFASLTIPPHDRAHGLQALRQLLTLAQNGQLPT
- a CDS encoding YIP1 family protein; translated protein: MLNRIMGVLKLDANTFEEIEHDQGATMEALIIVIVVALVSGLGSGVLSDNFIGGFLSSAISAVIGWLVWSATTYFVGTSLFGGKADMGEMMRVIGYSYAPQILSFIPCVGFLALLWSLAAGFIAVRQGLDLDNVKALLTIVVGFILVLIVSFVLGLIFGVGVLGIGALTGALGG
- a CDS encoding bifunctional folylpolyglutamate synthase/dihydrofolate synthase, which encodes MFLRPEPITPAFAAAQAYLQQFIDYEKKMPALYGPDKMDPTRPGRLLAALGSPHERLKAIHIAGTKGKGSVAAYCAAALRAAGLKVGLYTSPHLIDFRERIRILTPADEDGRISQAAFVALVDQLRPVIPTIPGLTWFELVTALAFMHFAQEKVDIAVVEVGLGGRLDATNALTPLVAVITSISYDHTALLGETLAAIAGEKGGIIKPGVPVVIAPQPPEALRRLRDIAASRDAPTTLVGQDVTLATRALDPTLSQVAVYDQRAPNPAATERLLTLSLPGYHQQVNAAVALAALDQVQPHFPTLTTAAVQAGFAHTQWPGRLQRLPASSEEGPDILLDGAHNGDSAAKLAQALRDLFPDRRCRFLLGVTRDKDFAGILRALLPLSTNIVVTRSTHPRAADPTHLQQVAATLGGSIQISPNLVHGLRTLWQQSSPADLICVTGSLYIVGDLLNQWERLQSDLSRPTH